The following is a genomic window from Gavia stellata isolate bGavSte3 chromosome 3, bGavSte3.hap2, whole genome shotgun sequence.
AGTGGTTGTATTACCTTTCAAACACATGCCTTTTGAAATAGATCATTCATATAAATAAACCTGACGAGTTTCACCTCTTTAAGTACAATTTCATATAGCTGTATATTAGCTTCTGTTTCACTTGATCATCACTAATTTTGAATTGTTTTaccattttaaaaggtttggGATTAATTTAGTTACAACATTAGTATATAAAATCTTTCATTAATGTCATTGAAATGATACTGATACCTTTCATGGCAGAAGACACTTGTTTTTAAGTACTGTTTAGAGcaaacttgtttaaaaattacttcacatTGTGATAGTCATTCTCATCACTTTTTCAGATATCTTTTGTAATCAGAAAGTGCATATAAGTACATGATGTTTGTGTGATAAATTTTAATCTATCTTTATATACTAGAGCCCTTCAGGATatatataacatttttttttttcgtttgtATTGTGCTAATGACTTTGGAATTTAAAGGTCAGTGTAAACCACAATATGTTGGCTGAAGAGCCCATGCAATTTTAATACTGCTTAGCAGGCTGGTGAAAGGAGCAGTCATTAACAGTATGCATGTTCTGTGGGAGTTATGCCTTGTGAAGTGCAGACATTGAAGAAAGAATACCAGTGGACTGGAAAGTTGTTAGAGCTTAATGATATCCTGCAGTTAGATAAATGCCAAGACAAACCAACCACGCTTATTTTCAAGCTAGGATAAATTGATTTTGTGATAATTTCTTACTTGATGAATTATAAATAATATCTTGTGTCAGTATGATTATTTTCCCCTATTCGTGTAACAGCTTGTCTGTAgtaacttctctttttcagtgcaACTCACTTTTGCCCTGAGAAAAGTTTGTGATTTATGAGCAAGCATAGAGTAATGAAATGTAGTTAAAAACCTGTCTTCTGTGcgggtgggtttttgttttccttttcccccgccccccttcAATTAAATCCAGCATTAAACAGCCTCAAAATAACAAGGTATTTAGTtcggtttggtttggttgtttggggtttttaaaagatactcTGAGGGTATCTAGGGACGAGCATTCTGCCATTGGTGTTGGGTGTAAGCTTAATCCTAAAACACAGCATTAAAATTTGTTAAGATTTTTCAGGAAAGATGCACATTGCAAATGTCAGCATATTGTAATgcagaagtaaaatgaaaactgcCTAGGGAATTTAATTGCTTAGAAGTTGTGGCACGTGGAAAATAgacttagaaattattattttcttcttttaataatCTGATGTTAACCACAGAACTGCCCAAACCAATAtagttttctctcctctctaATTTCattgcatctttttctttctttttcttgcagaatAATAGAATATATTGTTTGATATAAAGTACGAGTGTTTGGTCTGTCTTCCAGCTCTTAATGAGGTATCTTTGCAGGAAGGAGAGTtaacttaaaagaaattaaatcctCCATTTCGTGAAATGACACACATTGAACTTTTTTTGATGTGTGCGTCTGATCTTTCCAGCAAGCTGAATTTGACCTAGTTAAACTTAGTTTGTCAACTTAGAGTTTTAGAGCATTCTTACCCGCCCCGATTAAAACAAGTACAGCATTGTCAGTTTGACTGCAAGCTTCCCATGAATGCTGCCTTACCAATATATCTAGTTTGATTTGTTGAAGTTACTGCTTATCATGTAATACTTTATGTAAACTGAAATTGTATTGATAGCGCTTTGGGTATGTTCACTAGAAATTCAGCTAAGATAACCAGTGTTGGTACGTTACGTAGTGGTGACTGCTAACTGGAGCATGTCTTAAGTAGTGGTATATAGAAAGTCTTCGTCTTAGTCATCCAGTGTTGTGCTACAGAGGGCAAAAGCACTTTGATTTGCTGTCTCTCAAGTTTTTTCGTTTACTTTTTTGTGCTGACATGTTGAatactgttttggttttggaaggAGATGATGGAAACTGGTTCATAGCTGTTGTTAACTTAGCATGTATCGGGTCTTCTCCTGTGGTGCTGTGTAATGAAAAATCTCATCATTATTTGTTTGATAATGCAAATGCAGTAAGGGGAGAACATGTGTCCTGTTGAGTGCATTGAGGAAACAATTAAATTTATCTCCTAAATTCTGCGTTGttattcccattttcttttttcagagaaagtccccattttgtgctttttgtaGTGCTGGAATTAGGCAAAGAGGTTTTAGAAAGGCTACCGTAAATGTCAGTGAACTATGCCTGTCTGGTTCTTCCTTTCtaggggtattttttttcttactgttccCCATATGTCCTTTTCCTACCTATATGTGTCATTTggttcatttaaataaatgtgcaGGAAAAGTACAACTCGGTGGAAGTCCACTATAAACTCCAAAGTTTAATATAGTGGAATTGTAGTGAatcttgtaatttaaaataaagaagttatTCTAATAACAGATCTACACATAGATTATGTGGATTCAGCTTACTTGCTTCCTAGTACTTCCTGTGGTTACTGATTTTGAGATGTGACCAGAAATCAAGTGTAATGCTTTGGGGATACTGTAAATGAACGTGATTTATTAGTGGATAGAGCTGTTGCTTCTCTTTCGGACAGTCTGAAATAGTGCTGTATCAGAACAGAATAGTTCCAGCTTCCTTCTTTTGTCAATTAAATGTGTGCATATCTGTAATAGAAACCTTACAAGATCTGTCACGTAATGGGGGAATTTAATACGTACAAAACCAAGATGGTTGATACTGCCATTCTCTTAGGAGCGAATAGTGAAGGGTTTTTACATCTACCTACCAAGGTAAGAGAAGAATATGTGAGAATtcttgtgctttattttgaaattgaaaTGCCCAGACTCTTCTTCCTCTTAAGTAAATAATTTAACTTTATAAACATCAACAACGTAAacttaaaaaatgctttcagcagATTTTAGTAGTAAAACAACAATTCTTCAGCAAAAGATTTTTATGGGCAGCATTGTTTCAACCATTAGCTTTCACAAACTTGAGATTGCCATACTGATTTTCATTAGCACACCGTATAGGCTTAAATATCACCAAGACAAGTGGAGCGTACCTGTGCCAGGTACGATATGTGAAATTTTGTCTAGTGTAACCCAAATATTGACAGTACTATTTTTACTTTGGTCACAGTGTGAATGGGGCAGCTGGTTTGGTTTTCAAGAAAATTCTAACACTCCActtcaaatataaaatttagTTTTCATGCTCAGTTGGCATTTGTACTTCAGACATACGTTGTAACAGATTTGCATCTGAGTTGCGTGCTGCGTTCGAAAAACTGGCATTTTTTGAACAACAGCATTTTCTCTTCATTCTCTTTTGCAAAGTAACACTGAATTTGATCAGAAAGTGTAGTTAGCTGATTGTGTCAGAGCCTTGTGTGGGTTTAAATCATTCAGTCCCTAGTAAAACTTGCCTGAGTTATTTTCAGGTAAATATCTGATTACTTCTAAGTTCCCTGTGGATTGGTGTAGCCCAgagttctgtttgttttaaaataaatacagtcaAGAAAAAATTTTAGGCTTCAATGGATTTTTCAGATAAGGACTGAAGCAAGTCCTTATAAATAGCAGAGTTCATAAACCGTGGGTAGGAGTCTCTGTGCATTAAGGTATAAATTTGAAGTTGTGCGTCATCGAAGGTGTGTTGTGAGGGTTCCAGCATATTTCGGTTAATAACTTCTCTTACTCTGGAGTCCAGACTGACCTGCGCATTAAAATAGAAAGTCACATAAATAATAGTGGTGAATAGTACATGTTGGTTTTTACGTTTGTTTTATTGCTTGAAAAAGCagtcttttttaattatttcagttggCGTTCTTCAAGAGTGTAAAAACTGCTAAATACGCAAAAAATGGCTGTGTTGAAATTTGGAAGTAGTAATCTCTTGGATGGAGAAGTATGGATAGAGAAATGTTCCCACTGAGGCGACCTTACTTTGAACAAGTCTGCCTGCAATCCCATTATTACTGAAACCTGAGAGACTGGCAGACTATTTCCAGACCAACTTCCTGCTCTGTAGTAGAGAagatttgtaattttttgtgACAGTTCGTTTTCTTGGGAGTTAGTGCTGTTGTAAAGAGACTGAATTTGGAGTAAGCAATATGACGCAGATGGAAACTGTAACCTGGGAAGCTGTTGCTTAATCAAATTCCTGTTAAAAAGCAGGGTGAATTGATGCGAACCACAGGTATGGCTATATAATGATTCCATACAACATACAAGTAAtgttgtaaattttttttctgcaaggcTTTAGTGTCTGTAGAAAGATATTAGTATTACTGGAATAGACTGACTAGatttaaatggcatttttataAGTACAGAAGTATAGCTTGCACCGCAAACAATGAAGTTTGAGTTTTGCAAGGATATTGGAAAGTTTAAAATTCCAGCCTACTTGGCAGGATTATATTCAAACTGAACTGAGGTGTCTTTGAAACTTGACATATTTGCTAACAGGAAAGTGACAAGTAGTTTCAAAAATTTTCAGGAAGTCAGTGTGCTTGTTCTATGCCATATTTTGTCAGCTGCTCTTAGAGCAATTTGTGCTTTGCAAGTAACACTTTATTTGTGGTTACTCTGCTTTTGGAGAGAAACGCACACCCCCTTCCTAgtgcaaagaaaagagaaagtaatttgTCCAACAAAATTTAAGTTGAGCACAGATAAAGTGATCATCTGTGTATTTGTGCCTCAAACTAAAGACTTCACATCAGCATGCCAGGGTAGCTTAGGAAGAGCTTGCTTACAGCCAGTGAAAGTAGTTTTGACCATCTCACCTCAACAATGGGTCTGCCTTTTTACCCTAAATCTCTGCTTGATGGCAGTGCAATGTGGGGGAAAAATGTTCTCCCTGAGCATTGTTGTAGCTTTAAACGTGTTAGAACTAACTGCCGAGCAGCATCGAAGAATGTATTGGGGAAAGTAATATACCTCTTTTGGAGAAAGGATAGAAATATAATCTTCATAAATTagtcttgctttttcttcaatGACACTTTTGTTGGATTCTTGTTTTAGTTCCTCACAGGCCATCCAGAACAGCATGTTTTCCTCGCTGAATTCTGTTCGTAGAAATTCACGAAAAGCATTTCTGCCAGCTGGAGTAAGCATCAACTTGTCAAATGATTGAGCCCAGGCATTTACTTCTTCAAGAGTAGGAGCAGGGCttgaggaggaaagagaggacaagaagagagaaatgaatgATTGTTACTCAAGCTGTTTGCAGCTGTCAGGAGGCATCTGCCATCACGATGGAAGAAAATCACAAGGTTCATGGGGCTGTAATTCCTCACCGGAACTACCCTAGTGCAAACTCTAGTAAACACATTTATAAGATGCTTTTTGAAAGTGTGCTTATCAAAAGCTCCGGTGCAGATGATTGCCAGCGCTTTGATGCAGAAATTGCAGTTTACTGCTCAAAGTAATTGCAACAAAGAAGTCCCTCTGCAACAGCTAAGCATTTTTCCTATACCTAATAGTCCTTGCTGAATCACTGTTagaaatggaatgaaaataCATAGAAAGAAGCAATGTTCCAAACACCATAAAAGGCACCCCCTTGTCTATTGCGGTTTTACAGGTGCTTATACCTGTTTGAGCAATTCTGAAGAGACAGTGGCCTGACTCTTGCAAGCATCTGAGCTcctttttatgatttttttaaggcTGAGCGCTGCCAGTTAGCTTCATTACATAGTTGCTGGGTGGAAACAGggtatatttaaaaattatttcagaaaaaagggaGACTGTGTTTACAGTGCTGGTTTTGATCTGCCATGTTATGAAAGTGGGGATGTGGCTACATGCTGCATATAAATAAGGTAAAAGATAATAGATCAGACCTTCAGTTCCTTAGGAGCTAAGAGACAGATGACTGCAAATTCAGCATAAATGATAGATAATAATAGTTATTTGCATATTTCAGGTAattcactttttaattatttagtatggtttgttgggtttttttcatttcagcttgaCCGAACACTTAGTAAAAACCATACCTTTCCTCGCAGTTTGGAATACCCTCTGCTTGGAGTTCATGAGATGTTCTCCTTGCTCTCTCTTCGTCTTGATTTCTAACAGTAAGACTGCAAGgtagcaaacaaaattttagtCAGCTTTATAGAGGAAAAGGCTTGAACGTACACCAGATACTTTTCCTCcgatatttaaaaaaaaaatcagcttaaaAGACAGAAGCTAACAGCAGCCACGTTCCCCATAGTTATACTCTGACATTAATTTTACAGTTGCATAAACCTGGCAAACTTTAATGTAGCTGAATGCTGTTCAGTATTCTATCACATAGACTTTCAATACAGGGatcatagattcatagaatatctcaagttggaagggacccataaggatcatcaagtccaattctctctctgtatatatacatgagagtgtatatatatatgggatatatatgtatacatatatgtatacatgaGTATCCTTTATCATGTACCAAATCTATTCTCCGTTGACGCTTATTATACTGTGTATGCTTCAGGCAATGTTTTTACTTAAGTTCGACTAGATGCACTGGTTTTATGTGAGTTAGATTTCAAGgttggttgttgttttggttttttttttttctccttggctaTTTTTTATACTCATAGGGCATGATGAGGGCCAAGACTCTGGTTTAGCATGGTGTTACCGTGTTACAAGAAAGCCAGTGTTCAGAAGCTGGAGCACAAGTTTGAGACTGGATTTGAGAATatacatctttctttttaggGAATGTTCCAGTTCATAGGCTATCATAGTTTAGTGAGAaatgcatgtgcatgcacacacacacattcatgtAATCTGTGAAGCTGCTTAAAATTTGTCAAGAAAAGGTCCTGGTGAATTATAACCTGTGATTTATATGAAATGGGTCCTccagctgaaataaagcaaTACAGTTGTTACAACTTCGAGGAAAATATTAAacttaatttcttcatttgtaTCTTACCTTTCTTTAATACTAATGTTGTAACAGTTTTGTG
Proteins encoded in this region:
- the RGS20 gene encoding regulator of G-protein signaling 20 isoform X3, with the translated sequence MRGAGEQSSPGAQPGGTGEEAGQDSRRGPAADTPMGSERMEMRKRQMSTTQETPGAAQALHGTGNRGSNACCFCWCCCCSCSCLTVRNQDEERARRTSHELQAEGIPNCEESPAPTLEEVNAWAQSFDKLMLTPAGRNAFREFLRTEFSEENMLFWMACEELKQESNKSVIEEKARLIYEDYISILSPKEVSLDSRVREVINRNMLEPSQHTFDDAQLQIYTLMHRDSYPRFMNSAIYKDLLQSLSEKSIEA
- the RGS20 gene encoding regulator of G-protein signaling 20 isoform X2 — encoded protein: MWRQVFLYFRTHSYHADNCQAKETLQNEDEEDIKAAQWIFKPMGSERMEMRKRQMSTTQETPGAAQALHGTGNRGSNACCFCWCCCCSCSCLTVRNQDEERARRTSHELQAEGIPNCEESPAPTLEEVNAWAQSFDKLMLTPAGRNAFREFLRTEFSEENMLFWMACEELKQESNKSVIEEKARLIYEDYISILSPKEVSLDSRVREVINRNMLEPSQHTFDDAQLQIYTLMHRDSYPRFMNSAIYKDLLQSLSEKSIEA
- the RGS20 gene encoding regulator of G-protein signaling 20 isoform X1, which translates into the protein MWRQVFLYFRTHSYHADNCQAKETLQNEDEEDIKAAQWIFKQPMGSERMEMRKRQMSTTQETPGAAQALHGTGNRGSNACCFCWCCCCSCSCLTVRNQDEERARRTSHELQAEGIPNCEESPAPTLEEVNAWAQSFDKLMLTPAGRNAFREFLRTEFSEENMLFWMACEELKQESNKSVIEEKARLIYEDYISILSPKEVSLDSRVREVINRNMLEPSQHTFDDAQLQIYTLMHRDSYPRFMNSAIYKDLLQSLSEKSIEA